The following proteins are encoded in a genomic region of Nakaseomyces glabratus chromosome J, complete sequence:
- the SLA2 gene encoding Sla2p (CAGL0J07656g~Ortholog(s) have protein binding, bridging activity) has translation MSRKSSEADLQKILKKACSIDESAPKRKHVRACIVFTWDHASARAVFSALKSMPFTDHEIQLFKLLIVLHKVIQEGHPSALAQAIKDREWIRSLGRINIGHSPYTKLVKEYVRFLMLKLDFHATHKGFKNGTFEYEEYVSLINVSDLDEGYETVLDLMTLQDQLEDYSQIIFASIHSERDSSELRIAALIPLVAESYGIYKFITSMLRGLHAQLNDAEGDAALQPLIEKYDLQHARLFEFYADCSSIKFLTTMVTIPKLPTKAPDVLVDNSNDIETTRKTPTPQPKKTPTPEVRKPSPGPREQLKPTRTASTANTLSPMFTANVMIPTVTGAVQQAFPQQQQQIQPDFWVNQQAQLAQEQQRLAQERQQQLALQQQQQEEFQRQLQQTQQEMMNMQMQQQSQHQNDLIALTNQYEKDQALLQQYDQRVQQLEEEISNIDKNANEQIDNKNEQIGSLQDQLEMWEKKYESLAKLYSQLRQEHLQLLPRFKKLQIKVGSIQEAVANKEVLEQKLKKKDLQLIDAIKERDRLRLDNERLISNKSEDLNSDGVEKFADDRVLPMLDAVLLSGINTIQESVFNMDNSLSWSGPLAPASFLLALADNTSERATEFATNFNNLIVDGLVNGDQTAVIHSVSDFSVSIATLVTYVNAYTTSLLGENDSESIASMAKKCAREAEFFFEDLLSENLMPYDDEGKTDVVINSNVNFQEKLQHLTTTIEKVLQSAPQNKNKEQDPHSQLIATADAIVKSSQPLRITPNVPKPLLTLALAIIDAVVALVQAAVQCQNEIATTTNTPLSQFYKKNSRWTEGLISAAKAVGGATDILISTAGELVTDDKEGSPERFAVAAKEVAASTIQLVAASRVKSGVHSKAQEKLEECSRAVTEACKELGHTVLVKYNSEAQDDQPMEFTSEHQLKTVEMEQQVEILRLEQSLNIARKKLGEIRKHAYFTEQDE, from the coding sequence ATGTCTAGGAAATCAAGTGAAGCAGATTTGCAGAAAATCTTGAAGAAAGCTTGCTCGATTGACGAGTCGGCTCCAAAGAGGAAACACGTCAGGGCGTGCATTGTGTTCACTTGGGATCATGCTAGCGCTCGAGCTGTGTTCTCAGCTTTGAAGAGTATGCCCTTCACTGACCATGAAATCCAGCTTTTCAAATTGCTGATTGTGCTGCATAAAGTTATCCAGGAAGGCCACCCTTCTGCGTTGGCACAAGCTATCAAGGATAGAGAATGGATCAGGTCCCTAGGAAGAATAAACATAGGCCATTCGCCATACACAAAATTAGTAAAGGAGTATGTCAGGTTCTTGATGTTGAAATTGGACTTCCATGCCACTCACAAGGGGTTCAAGAACGGTACATTTGAGTATGAAGAGTACGTCTCTTTGATCAATGTCTCTGATCTGGATGAAGGTTACGAAACAGTACTGGACTTGATGACTTTACAGGATCAATTGGAAGATTACTCTCAGATCATCTTTGCGTCAATCCACTCGGAAAGAGACAGCTCTGAGTTGAGAATCGCAGCTTTGATACCCTTGGTGGCCGAGTCCTACGGTATCTACAAGTTCATAACATCTATGCTGAGAGGTTTGCACGCCCAATTGAATGATGCAGAAGGTGATGCTGCTTTGCAACCACTGATAGAAAAGTACGACCTACAACACGCTCGTCTGTTCGAGTTCTACGCTGATTGTTCTTCGATTAAGTTCTTAACTACCATGGTTACCATACCAAAACTACCAACAAAAGCGCCAGATGTTTTGGTAGACAACAGCAATGATATTGAAACCACTAGAAAGACTCCTACCCCACAACCAAAGAAAACTCCAACACCAGAAGTGAGAAAACCATCGCCAGGACCAAGAGAACAATTGAAACCCACTAGAACAGCAAGCACAGCTAATACTTTGTCACCAATGTTCACCGCTAACGTTATGATACCAACGGTAACAGGTGCTGTTCAACAAGCCTTCccacaacaacagcaacaaatTCAGCCAGATTTCTGGGTCAATCAACAAGCACAGTTGGCTCAGGAGCAGCAAAGGTTGGCTCAAGAGCGCCAACAACAACTTGCattacaacaacagcaacaagaagaattcCAAAGGCAACTGCAACAGACTCAGCAGGAGATGATGAACATGCAAATGCAACAACAGAGCCAACATCAAAATGATCTAATTGCGTTAACTAACCAGTACGAGAAGGACCAAGCTTTACTACAGCAATATGACCAAAGAGTTcagcaattggaagaagaaatatcaaatattgaCAAGAATGCCAACGAACAGATTGATAACAAGAATGAGCAAATTGGATCACTGCAGGATCAGTTGGAAATGTgggaaaagaaatatgagTCATTGGCTAAACTGTACTCACAGCTACGTCAAGAGCACCTGCAATTGTTACCACGTTTCAAGAAATTACAAATAAAGGTTGGAAGCATTCAAGAGGCTGTTGCAAATAAAGAGGTTCTGGAAcagaagctgaagaagaaggactTACAACTTATTGATGCCATTAAAGAACGTGATAGACTCAGACTGGATAATGAGCGtttgatttcaaataaATCAGAGGATTTGAATTCAGATGGTGTTGAAAAGTTTGCTGACGATAGAGTCTTGCCAATGTTAGATGCAGTTTTGCTAAGTGGTATTAATACGATCCAGGAATCAGTGTTCAATATGGACAATTCATTGAGTTGGTCTGGTCCATTGGCTCCAGCTTCGTTCTTATTAGCACTTGCTGATAATACCTCCGAAAGGGCAACTGAGTTTGCTACAAATTTCAATAACTTGATTGTTGATGGTCTAGTCAATGGTGACCAAACTGCAGTAATTCATAGTGTAAGTGATTTTAGTGTTTCAATTGCTACCTTGGTTACCTACGTTAATGCTTATACAACATCGCTACTAGGAGAAAATGACTCGGAGTCTATCGCCAGCATGGCCAAGAAATGTGCTAGAGAAGCTGAGTTTTTCTTTGAGGATCTGTTATCAGAAAATTTGATGCCttatgatgatgaaggtaAAACTGATGTTGTCATTAATTCTAACGTAaactttcaagaaaagCTTCAGCATCTAACGACAACAATCGAAAAAGTACTACAATCTGCCCctcaaaacaaaaacaaggAGCAGGATCCACATTCCCAACTTATTGCTACAGCAGATGCCATTGTTAAATCGTCACAACCATTAAGAATAACACCAAACGTTCCAAAGCCTCTGTTGACTCTGGCATTGGCTATTATTGATGCAGTTGTTGCTTTAGTGCAAGCAGCTGTTCAATgtcaaaatgaaatagcAACAACTACAAATACACCATTATCACAAttttacaagaaaaatagTAGGTGGACGGAGGGTCTGATATCTGCTGCAAAAGCAGTTGGTGGTGCCACTGATATATTAATAAGCACTGCTGGTGAACTTGTTACTGATGATAAGGAGGGCTCTCCTGAGAGATTTGCTGTTGCTGCAAAAGAAGTTGCAGCTTCTACAATCCAACTGGTAGCAGCCTCCAGAGTGAAATCAGGAGTTCACTCGAAAGCGCaagaaaaacttgaagagTGTTCAAGGGCTGTTACAGAGGCCTGTAAGGAATTAGGGCATACTGTTCTCGTGAAGTATAATTCAGAAGCTCAAGATGACCAACCAATGGAATTTACTTCTGAACATCAACTAAAGACCGTAGAGATGGAGCAGCAAGTAGAGATATTGCGTTTAGAGCAATCATTGAATATTGCAAGAAAAAAGTTGGGTGAAATTAGAAAGCATGCATACTTTACTGAACAAGACGAATAA
- the SUI1 gene encoding translation initiation factor eIF1 (CAGL0J07678g~Ortholog(s) have ribosomal small subunit binding, translation initiation factor activity, translation initiation factor binding activity and role in formation of translation preinitiation complex, maintenance of translational fidelity), with amino-acid sequence MSIENLKSFDPFADTGDDETAASNYIHIRIQQRNGRKTLTTVQGVPAEYDQKRILKVLKKDFACNGNIVKDSEMGEIIQLQGDQRAKVCEFMISQLGLQKKNIKIHGF; translated from the coding sequence ATGTCTATTGAGAACTTGAAATCTTTTGATCCTTTTGCTGATACTGGTGACGACGAGACTGCTGCCTCTAACTACATCCATATCCGTATCCAACAAAGAAACGGTAGAAAGACACTAACCACTGTGCAAGGTGTCCCAGCTGAGTATGACCAGAAGCGTATCttgaaagttttgaagaaagattTCGCTTGTAACGGTAACATTGTCAAGGACTCTGAAATGGGTGAGATTATCCAATTGCAAGGTGACCAAAGAGCTAAAGTTTGCGAGTTTATGATCTCCCAACTAGGTctacaaaagaagaacatTAAGATCCACGGTTTCTAA
- the CWC25 gene encoding U2-type spliceosomal complex subunit CWC25 (CAGL0J07700g~Ortholog(s) have role in mRNA splicing, via spliceosome and U2-type spliceosomal complex localization): MGTGDLNLLKSWNPKLVKNRKKVWEKEQRLLEEDEKIRKRQLEIAKEKEEEELLAGRDSTKGRKTGLEWMYQDDPTAKEDYLLGKKKLDTTVIKKAEVMEENQTPLTKINKTTVIPDAIYSKEDPMARFGTKVKRNKVVKKEPVKPLRGKTTNEPRTDNIKPKSDYKKRLQEELDY; encoded by the coding sequence ATGGGTACTGGAGACTTGAATCTATTGAAATCGTGGAACCCTAAGCTTGTCaaaaatagaaagaaagtatgggaaaaagaacaaagacTACTAGAAGAGGACGAGAAGATACGAAAGAGACAGCTTGAGATAGCGAaggagaaagaagaagaggagtTACTTGCGGGCAGGGACTCTACTAAGGGTAGAAAGACTGGGTTGGAATGGATGTATCAGGACGATCCCACAGCAAAGGAGGATTACTTGCTCggaaagaagaaactagACACTACAGTTATAAAAAAAGCAGAAGTGATGGAGGAAAATCAAACCCCACTAACgaaaattaataaaactACTGTTATTCCTGACGCCATTTACTCAAAAGAGGATCCAATGGCTCGCTTTGGCACAAAAGTTAAACGTAACAAAGTTGTTAAGAAGGAGCCTGTGAAGCCGTTACGAGGTAAAACTACGAATGAGCCACGAACTGACAACATAAAACCAAAATCTGACTACAAGAAACGCTTacaagaagaacttgaCTACTGA
- the VPS75 gene encoding Vps75p (CAGL0J07722g~Ortholog(s) have acetyltransferase activator activity, histone binding activity), whose product MSDKEIVGKAFLDLAKYEEDVAKVEDDIEHYRLKMMQPMVERRDNIIKNIPEFWKIVLSQHTSFADFIRASDFKYIDLIDKVKVDWLIIEDPKQYSVGDFRITLHFNSIDDDFNEQTVSKVFKLIKGDINEGDTDDETEEERLVSEPVDIQWPKSYDSINPSLIEDKHSKEGKKSYRQGMKSFFGWFKWTGKKPGKEFPHGDSLATLFSEDIYPYCVKYYTEAQRDLEDEEEDDSEDNSSEEPLDLEVESESEESDKKRRKI is encoded by the coding sequence atgtCTGACAAGGAAATTGTTGGGAAAGCCTTCTTGGATTTGGCAAAATACGAAGAAGATGTTGCAAAGGTTGAAGATGATATTGAACATTATAGGTTGAAGATGATGCAACCAATGGTTGAAAGAAGGGacaatattatcaaaaatataccCGAATTCTGGAAAATAGTATTATCTCAGCACACTAGTTTTGCTGATTTTATAAGAGCTTCTGATTTCAAGTATATTGACCTAATTGATAAAGTTAAGGTTGATTGGTTAATCATTGAGGATCCAAAACAATACTCCGTGGGTGATTTCAGGATAACATTGCATTTCAATagtattgatgatgattttaACGAGCAGACAGTATCTAAGGTAttcaaattgatcaaaGGTGATATAAATGAGGGTGATACTGATGATGAGACCGAAGAGGAGAGATTGGTGAGTGAGCCAGTTGACATTCAATGGCCAAAAAGCTACGATTCAATTAATCCATCATTAATCGAAGACAAACACAGTAAAGAAGGTAAGAAGAGTTATCGTCAAGGTATGAAATCATTTTTTGGATGGTTTAAGTGGACAGGGAAGAAACCTGGTAAGGAGTTTCCACATGGAGACTCACTTGCTACCTTATTCAGTGAAGACATTTATCCTTACTGTGTCAAGTACTATACGGAAGCCCAAAGAGATTTGGAAGACGAAGAAGAGGATGACTCAGAGGACAACAGCAGTGAGGAACCGCTTGATTTGGAGGTTGAGTCCGAAAGTGAGGAATCTGataaaaagagaagaaaaatttaa
- the CRS1 gene encoding cysteine--tRNA ligase (CAGL0J07744g~Ortholog(s) have cysteine-tRNA ligase activity, role in cysteinyl-tRNA aminoacylation and cytosol, ribosome localization): protein MVNWSVLKRTVMSAANSKVVQPKWINPAQCSERTQAPVLKLYNSLTRSKEVFAPSSGTKTVSWYSCGPTVYDASHMGHARNYVSIDINRRLIQNYFGYDIQFVQNVTDIDDKIIIRARHNYLFEEFVKQNDSETPLNESDEIVKKANDATISYINKNLADVLGSSQESVNTFLVAAEKVNHEEAKLKDPKFPMHMTSVQNAISALSNVSKLPRRKFFDGVKDVLVPVLDKELGSTINDPEIFRKLPAYWEKQYDSDMAALNVIPPNVTTRVSEYVPEIVSFVEDIINNGYAYATNDGSVYFDTVRFDQNEKHDYAKCQPWNKGKLDLINDGEGSLSNFDNNGKKSANDFALWKGSKPGEPAWDSPWGKGRPGWHIECSVMASDILGSNIDIHSGGIDLAFPHHDNELAQSEAKFDNKQWINYFLHTGHLHIEGQKMSKSLKNFITIQEALQKYTPRQLRLAFASVPWNNQLDFKESLIHEVKSFETSMNNFFANVRAHYNDYKSSLEDDSIIVSKKLTNLEKDLLEEFKKSQEKVHAAFCDNLSTGQALKTLSDLVTTTNTYITNSGKDLKIEPVISICKYITKILDIVGFPGRPDGLGWVAQASSVSSGSESANQISGSIEEIAMPYVKCLSTFRDSVRSMAIAKAQPQEFLKLTDTVRDNDLLNLNVSLDDRNGQSALVKFLTQHEKDEIIKLNAEKKQREEEKLKKKLEQQKIKEAKEKERQEKAKVSPLEMFKDTTLYSAWDEQGLPTKDKDGNDITKSMTKKLKKQWEQQKKLYEEFNGPLSS, encoded by the coding sequence ATGGTCAATTGGTCTGTACTGAAAAGAACCGTAATGTCTGCAGCAAACTCTAAAGTGGTTCAACCTAAGTGGATTAATCCGGCACAATGTTCTGAAAGGACACAAGCCCCTGTGCTCAAGTTGTATAACAGTTTGACTAGAAGTAAAGAAGTATTTGCACCTTCTTCTGGTACTAAGACAGTTAGTTGGTATTCATGTGGCCCCACTGTCTATGATGCCTCGCACATGGGCCATGCTAGGAACTATGTTTCTATTGATATCAACAGAAGATTGATCCAGAATTACTTTGGTTATGATATTCAGTTTGTTCAGAACGTCACAGATATTGATGACAAAATTATCATTAGGGCAAGACACAATTATCTGTTTGAAGAATTTGTAAAGCAAAATGACTCCGAGACTCCTTTAAATGAATCTGATGAGATAGTGAAGAAGGCTAATGATGCGACAATATCATACATCAACAAAAACTTAGCAGATGTATTGGGATCATCCCAAGAGTCTGTAAACACCTTCCTTGTGGCAGCTGAAAAGGTAAACCACGAGGAGGCTAAGTTAAAGGACCCTAAATTCCCAATGCATATGACAAGTGTCCAGAATGCTATTTCAGCTTTATCTAATGTATCTAAATtgccaagaagaaaattctTTGATGGTGTGAAAGATGTTTTGGTTCCTGTATTGGATAAAGAGTTGGGTTCCACCATCAATGATCCTGAAATCTTTAGAAAACTGCCTGCTTATTGGGAGAAACAGTATGACAGCGACATGGCAGCACTAAATGTGATTCCACCAAATGTGACTACTAGGGTTTCCGAGTATGTCCCTGAGATTGTATCTTTTGTAGAggatattattaataacGGTTATGCTTATGCCACAAATGATGGGTCAGTATACTTTGACACAGTAAGATTTGACCAAAATGAAAAGCACGACTACGCAAAGTGTCAGCCATGGAATAAAGGTAAGTTGGACTTGATTAACGACGGTGAAGGTTCATTGAGTAACTTTGACAACAACGGTAAGAAGTCAGCTAACGATTTTGCCTTATGGAAAGGAAGTAAGCCCGGTGAACCAGCTTGGGACTCACCTTGGGGTAAAGGTAGACCAGGATGGCATATTGAGTGTTCAGTCATGGCCTCAGATATCCTGGGTTCCAACATTGATATTCACTCTGGTGGTATTGACTTAGCATTCCCTCATCATGACAATGAACTTGCTCAATCAGAAGCCAAATTTGATAACAAACAATGGATCAATTACTTTCTACATACAGGACATCTTCACATTGAAGGTCAAAAAATGTCCAAGTCATTAAAGAATTTTATCACAATTCAAGAAGCTCTACAAAAGTACACCCCACGTCAATTGAGATTGGCTTTTGCATCTGTTCCCTGGAATAACCAACtagatttcaaagaaagcTTGATTCATGAAGTTAAATCATTTGAAACATCCATGAACAACTTTTTCGCCAATGTTAGAGCTCATTATAATGACTATAAGTCAAGTCTTGAAGATGACTCTATCATTGTAAGCAAAAAATTAACTAACTTGGAAAAAGATCTATTGGAAGAGTTCAAGAAATCTCAGGAAAAAGTACATGCTGCTTTCTGTGATAACTTATCCACCGGTCAAGCCTTGAAAACTCTTTCTGATTTGGTCACTACGACAAACACTTATATCACAAACAGTGGTAAAGATTTGAAGATTGAGCCAGTTATCAGCATTTGCAAATACATTACTAAAATTTTAGACATTGTTGGTTTTCCTGGTCGCCCTGATGGCCTGGGTTGGGTTGCACAAGCATCCTCGGTATCTAGTGGTAGTGAATCTGCTAACCAAATTTCAGGGTCAATTGAAGAGATTGCCATGCCATATGTTAAATGTTTGTCTACGTTCCGTGATAGTGTACGTTCGATGGCCATTGCTAAGGCACAACCGCAAGAATTTTTAAAGTTAACAGATACTGTTAGAGACAACGACCTGTTGAACTTAAATGTCTCTTTAGATGATAGGAATGGCCAATCTGCTTTGGTAAAGTTCTTAACGCAACATGAAAAGGatgaaattattaaattAAATGCAGAAAAGAAGCAAAGGGAAGAGGAAAagttaaagaagaaacttgaacaacagaaaataaaagaagctaaggaaaaagaaagacaagaaaAGGCAAAGGTATCACCCTTAGAAATGTTCAAAGACACCACTCTGTATAGTGCTTGGGATGAACAAGGTCTACCAACCAAGGACAAGGATGGTAATGATATCACCAAAAGTATGACTAAAAAACTAAAGAAACAGTGGGAACAACAGAAGAAACTTTATGAAGAATTTAACGGTCCATTGAGTAGCTGa
- the RPA49 gene encoding DNA-directed RNA polymerase I subunit RPA49 (CAGL0J07766g~Ortholog(s) have RNA polymerase I activity and role in regulation of cell size, transcription elongation from RNA polymerase I promoter, transcription of nuclear large rRNA transcript from RNA polymerase I promoter), with the protein MGEKRSIAIDSYQEDPSVVVSNFFKGVRVPKDTEFQLYKKRKQDQFVLHGENERLEYDGETDELTTKTNQYVVGLYDKQSGKINLYRAPVVTSKIVSKFSKNLKGPEIKSKGDTRYGAMRNALGEAFGTKKAKKAIADLERNRVDSDKLTDVAIDIVDSVKTASKDLPTRAELQENVSASNRPTPVANLDATDVEQIYPVENIIPKKELQFIRVGPILKEKDQEKKLELFPYTSSKYVAKKLETLTQASQMEKLQLLYYLSLLLGVYENRRVSNKDKLLERLNSPPELLIDGILDRFTIARGGHFGKSKNRSYFIDPQNEDKLLCFILTIVMHLDNFLVEISPLAQELGIKPSRIVNLFRILGAIVKGATVSQAEAFGIPKSAAATYKIASLKVPFKLPELTRRGRR; encoded by the coding sequence ATGGGTGAGAAGCGTTCTATTGCTATTGATAGTTATCAAGAGGATCCATCGGTAGTTGTGtccaacttcttcaaaggcGTTAGAGTTCCAAAGGACACAGAATTTCAACTATACAAGAAGCGTAAGCAAGATCAGTTTGTTTTGCATGGTGAAAACGAGAGATTAGAGTATGATGGTGAAACCGATGAGCTGACGACCAAGACTAACCAATATGTTGTTGGTCTCTACGACAAGCAATCAGGAAAGATAAATTTGTATAGAGCACCTGTGGTCACTTCCAAAATTGTCTCTAAATTCAGTAAGAACTTGAAGGGACCTGAAATTAAAAGTAAAGGTGATACCAGATACGGGGCAATGCGTAATGCTCTTGGTGAAGCCTTTGGTACCAAAAAGGCCAAGAAAGCTATTGCTGATCTAGAGAGAAACCGTGTTGATTCCGATAAGCTTACTGATGTTGCAATCGATATTGTTGATTCTGTCAAGACTGCATCCAAGGATCTACCCACCAGAGCGGAATTACAAGAAAATGTTTCAGCAAGCAACAGACCAACTCCAGTTGCAAACCTGGATGCAACCGATGTGGAACAAATTTACCCAGTGGAAAATATTATACCCAAAAAAGAGTTACAATTTATTCGTGTTGGTCCTatactaaaagaaaaagatcaagagaagaagctgGAATTATTCCCTTACACTTCATCCAAATATGTTGCAAAGAAATTGGAAACTCTAACACAAGCCTCTCAAATGGAAAAGTTGCAATTACTGTATTACTTATCTCTATTGCTAGGTGTGTATGAAAACAGACGTGTTAGTAATAAGGATAAACTACTCGAAAGATTAAACTCACCTCCAGAGCTCTTAATCGATGGTATTCTAGACAGATTCACAATTGCAAGAGGTGGACATTTTGGTAAATCTAAGAACCGTTCTTACTTCATTGATCCTCAAAATGAAGATAAGTTGCTATGCTTTATTCTAACCATTGTTATGCATTTGGACAACTTCCTAGTAGAAATCTCTCCATTGGCGCAGGAGCTTGGAATCAAACCATCAAGGATTGTCAACTTGTTTAGAATATTGGGTGCCATAGTTAAAGGTGCCACCGTTTCTCAAGCGGAGGCCTTTGGCATTCCAAAGAGTGCAGCAGCAACATATAAGATCGCATCATTGAAGGTCCCCTTCAAATTACCAGAATTGACTAGAAGAGGTAGACGTTAA